The genomic stretch TCAAAGACAACAGCAGCAACTCTTGGCAGATCCCTATCCGATTTCACCTCGTTCTCCAAGTGGTCACCAAAAATCTTTCTCTCCTTTCGGCCGTACTGGTCTGCTCGCTTTGTTATCTCTTATGGTAGttctaggaattttttttccatggatGCATATGTCAGGAGGCCTTTCTTCAGGCAGTGAAGCATCAATTTCAAAATGGCGGGACTACACGCTTGCAGAAGCAGTGTCTTTCGTGGGGAAGAATGGAACCGTTATAGTCTGTGCCGTGAGTCAACCTTATCTTCCTTTTCTAAACAACTGGTTGATTAGCATCTCCAGGCAGAAGCATCAGGAGAAGGTACTTGTCATTGCTGAGGACTACGCCACTCTTTACAAGGTGAATCAGAAGTGGCCCGGTCATGCTGTACTTATCCCCCCTGCACCCGATGCTCAGACTGCCCATAAATTTGGTTCTCaggtattctctctctcttttttaccCCTCCTTGTGGTTGTTGCTTTCTGCTGAACTGCTTG from Macadamia integrifolia cultivar HAES 741 chromosome 14, SCU_Mint_v3, whole genome shotgun sequence encodes the following:
- the LOC122061922 gene encoding UDP-D-xylose:L-fucose alpha-1,3-D-xylosyltransferase MGP4-like isoform X2 — translated: MSTFLHQRQQQQLLADPYPISPRSPSGHQKSFSPFGRTGLLALLSLMVVLGIFFPWMHMSGGLSSGSEASISKWRDYTLAEAVSFVGKNGTVIVCAVSQPYLPFLNNWLISISRQKHQEKVLVIAEDYATLYKVNQKWPGHAVLIPPAPDAQTAHKFGSQGFFNFTSRRPRHLLQILELGYNVMYNDVDMVWLADPFPYLAGHHDVYFTDDMAAVKPLNHSYELPSPGKKGRTYICSCMIFMHPTSGAKQVLRKWIEELQDQPWSKTKKSNDQPAFNWALNKTAGQVH